One window from the genome of Bacillus rossius redtenbacheri isolate Brsri chromosome 12, Brsri_v3, whole genome shotgun sequence encodes:
- the LOC134537331 gene encoding uncharacterized protein LOC134537331, with protein MGHRRNEKPTAIRLTADTTWTTPTVGAGHRTEGSSHAPETTVSRGGKMSQDNLIRNLPPRRANLPEYIGAPHEDPHTFLELCQERLAQCHNHQSELAERASEQMRGDARAWWSMWPADALIDTGASAVFVRPDLVPPGALHPDDGELRLATTAHAGRMQGRADVEIDDMLQSGVIEPSHSRYNACIVLASKKDGTSRFCVDFRPLNAVTVSTPPPQISFEAAVASLGRARVFSTLDLKSGYWQVPIRCRDRKKTAFTSMMTRVLEGYIGRFTLAYLDNIIVYSESWEDHCRHLALVMERFATNHLTANPAKCHLGTTEVEFLGHVVNAEGNRPQIGHLRQIAMAEVPRTRKQLQRFVGLINWLRSYIPNFSQTIVPLTDLLSPQIRYRWGEPAQAAFKTIQEAFTQCHTLARIDLDRPLVLQTDASALGTGAVLYQVDGAGDRQVVDYASAKFGRAERRYHKNQLPDLLSRDPDGGQEVLDDDEWDDILPPARASSTGAAEHACAHITVNGEGAEAPPNTEADVERRVLTAQHRSPNADRRRERASDDGHPTWQIQDGRVMNRPPGVTEAWRTYVFPEVRETVLVFYHDHDLAGYPGTDQTSQAIGQYYHWPGMSRDVRDYVRECETCQ; from the exons ATGGGACACAGACGCAATGAGAAACCTACAGCAATCCGCCTGACAGCTGACACGACATGGACGACACCTACTGTCGGAGCGGGGCATCGGACCGAAGGCTCGTCGCACGCGCCGGAGACCACGGTGTCCAGGGGCGGGAAAATGTCACAGGACAACCTCATACGGAACCTACCACCCCGCAGGGCGAACCTGCCAGAGTACATTGGGGCCCCGCACGAGGATCCGCACACGTTCCTAGAGCTATGCCAAGAACGCCTGGCACAGTGCCACAACCATCAGTCAGAGTTGGCGGAGCGGGCCAGTGAGCAGATGCGCGGAGACGCGCGAGCGTGGTGGAGCATGTGGCCCGCTGATGCCCTGATCGACACAGGAGCCAGTGCAGTCTTCGTGCGGCCTGACCTTGTACCACCCGGCGCGCTACACCCGGATGATGGCGAGCTGCGCCTGGCCACAACCGCCCACGCCGGGCGGATGCAAGGACGCGCGGATGTTGAG ATTGACGACATGCTCCAGAGCGGGGTCATCGAGCCGTCACATAGTCGCTACAATGCTTGCATCGTGCTGGCATCCAAGAAGGATGGCACGAGCCGCTTTTGCGTGGACTTCCGACCGCTGAACGCTGTGACGGTCAGCACCCCTCCCCCTCAAATTAGCTTCGAGGCTGCCGTAGCCAGCCTAGGTAGGGCACGCGTGTTCAGCACCCTGGACCTGAAgtccggctactggcaggtgcccatacgatGCAGGGACCGGAAGAAGACAGCTTTCACG TCAATGATGACCAGAGTCCTGGAGGGATACATTGGGAGATTCACCCTGGCATACTTAGACAATATCATCGTCTATTCGGAGAgttgggaggaccactgccggcACCTGGCGCTGGTCATGGAAAGGTTTGCCACCAATCACCTAACTGCCAACCCTGCCAAGTGTCATCTCGGGACGACCGAGGTCGAATTCTTGGGCCACGTGGTGAATGCCGAGGGCAACCGGCCCCAGATCGGTCACCTACGACAGATTGCCATGGCGGAAGTTCCTCGCACCCGGAAGCAACTTCAACGCTTCGTCGGGCTCATCAATTGGCTGCGGAGTTATATCCCTAACTTCTCACAGACCATCGTGCCACTAACCGATCTGCTGTCACCGCAAATCCGCTACCGCTGGGGCGAACCCGCCCAAGCAGCCTTCAAAACTATTCAGGAAGCCTTCACACagtgccacacactggcccgcatcgaccTGGACCGACCGCTCGTCTTGCAGACGGATGCGAGCGCTCTGGGTACCGGGGCAGTGTTATACCAGGTGGACGGCGCGGGCGACCGGCAGGTGGTCGattacgccagcgcgaagttcgggcgCGCCgagaggcggtaccaca AGAACCAGCTACCCGACCTACTCTCCCGTGATCCAGACGGCGGCCAGGAGGTGTTGGACGACGACGAATGGGATGACATCCTGCCTCCCGCCCGCGCCAGCTCGACTGGCGCCGCCGAACATGCGTGCGCTCACATCACAGTCAACGGAGAAGGGGCCGAAGCACCCCCGAATACCGAGGCCGACGTGGAGCGCCGTGTGCTCACTGCGCAGCACCGGTCCCCAAACGCGGACAGACGACGAGAGCGTGCCAGCGATGATGGTCACCCAACCTGGCAGATCCAGGACGGCAGAGTCATGAACCGACCACCCGGAGTAACTGAGGCCTGGAGGACGTATGTCTTCCCAGAGGTCCGTGAGACGGTGCTTGTgttctaccacgatcatgacctcgcAGGATACCCGGGTACCGATCAAACCAGCCAAGCAATAGGAcagtactaccactggcccgggatGAGCCGGGATGTCCGCGACTACGTCAGGGAGTGCGAGACCTGCCAGTGA
- the LOC134537332 gene encoding uncharacterized protein K02A2.6-like produces the protein MGPYPRSPWGKRFLVVATDMFTRWTEAYPCGNVRATTIIEVVTREFMARFGYLESILTDNGSQFLGARWKDWCQEAHMEHHTTPAYHPRSNPTERRNQELKVQLRLRLGDDHTQWDLHVADALFCVRRRVNAATGRTPAEMVQGRNLPLPGELAVHARQNAEEIATSDARTTTRRRARDRLTTLKSSPPRRRGPQPPSGPVTK, from the coding sequence ATGGGGCCCTACCCACGTTCACCGTGGGGTAAACGGTTCCTCGTGGTAGCCACggacatgttcacccgctggaccgaggcctacccctgcggcaacgtGAGGGCCACCACTATCATTGAAGTCGTGACCCGCGAATTCATGGCCAGGTTCGGCTACCTGGAGTCCATTTTGActgacaacggcagccagtttcTGGGGGCCCGATGGAAGGACTGGTGCCAGGAGGCCCACATGGAACACCACACCACACCTGCTTACCACCCACGGTCAAACCCCACCGAGCGCCGCAACCAGGAGTTGAAGGTCCAACTGCGCCTGCGGCTGGGCGATGACCATACTCAGTGGGATCTCCACGTCGCCGATGCCCTATTCTGTGTCCGCCGAAGAGTAAATGCGGCCACCGGGAGGACCCCGGCCGAGATGGTCCAGGGCCGCAACCTTCCGCTGCCGGGGGAGCTGGCCGTCCATGCCAGGCAGAATGCAGAGGAGATAGCGACCAGCGACGCTCGGACGACCACGAGGCGGCGCGCACGCGACAGGCTCACTACACTTAAGTCATCACCCCCCAGACGACGAGGCCCCCAGCCCCCTTCCGGGCCGGTGACCAAGTGA